GCGTGTACTTGTTGCCGTTGACGTTGGAGTCAGCGTCGTTCACACCATAGTGCGCCATCGCGGTCGCAACGCCGAAGTTGTACGAACCGGCGATGTCCCACGACTTCAGCTTGCTGTTGTCGGCGGTTTCACCTGCGACCGGGGCGGTCGTGGTCTGCCCATAGTCCGCAGCCACGTTGATCGGGCCGTTTGCATAGCCGATGCGGGCGCCCGCGTACTGGCCGATCGACGGCGTGCCATTGGTATTGCCCGGGAAGGCATACATCAGCTGCGCGTAGATGCCGCTACCGACGGCGGAATTGCCGTTCGGCGCAAAGCCCCACAGGTACTGGATCGAATTGCTGGCACGAGCGTAGCTGATGCCGCTCTGACCGCCGGCGGTGATGTTCGAGCCGGCGCCCGGGCCCAGCGTGCCGAACGGATCGAACACGGTGTCGCTCCAGAACGTCGGGGTGTAGTCGCGGCCCAGACGGACTTCACCGAAGTTGCCGGCCAAGCTGACCGTGCTGCGACGACTGAAGAGCGACGAAACAGGCGCGCCATTCTGACTCGTGACGGTGCCGCCGGCGCCGCCGGTGCCGTTCAGCACAGCCATTTCCAACCAGAAGTTGGCCGACATGCCGCCGCCCAGATCTTCGGTGCCGCGGAAGCCCAGCTGGCTGGACGCCAGACCGCTCTGGTCGAACATCGTCTTGCTGTTGGGGCCCATGCTGTAATGGCTGATGCCGGCGTCGACCACACCCCACAGGGTCACGGACGATCCGGAAGTCTGTGCAGAGGCCGCGCCGACGAAGGCGATCGCAGCCAGAGCTACTAGGGATTTCTTCATTTCGAAATTCTCCAAGGTTGAACAGAAGGCACCGGTGACAGAAAAGACGTAATCGATTCCCCGGGGCCAACCTCCTTTTGGGAAGTTGTTGCTATTGCACCAGAGTTAGGAGCCCGGGGCAAAGAAAAGCGCGGAAAAACCCGCGCGCGTCGGCCGCTTCGTTGCATCAACGCCACAATCGACCGCGTAACGTGGAATCCTTGCAACAGTATCGGGGTCAATCGACCGGGCATAAACTGCAACGAACAGCCTACCCAGTTTCGCGAACAGTAGAACCAAGGCATGAATACGAATGACCGGGTGGACCAGATGCTGGTCGCCGCCGACACCGCACTGCGGACCCTGTTCGCGGCACCACGCGCGACCCGGCCCTGCCCGGTCGTGCCCGAAAACGACAGCATCCTCACCGCGCAGGAGAAGCAGTTGTCGGGCGCACTGATGCGAGTGAATCACGTGGGTGAAGTCTGCGCACAGGCACTGTATGCGTCGCAGGCACTGGCGACGCGCAGCACGCGGCTGCGCACGCATTTCGACGCGGCCGCGCGCGACGAGGTCGATCACCTGGCATGGACTCGCGGCCGGCTCGATGAGTTGGGCGCGCGGCCCTCGCTGCTCAATCCGCTGTGGTACGCCGGAGCGTTCGCGCTGGGCCTCGTGGCCGGGCGGCTCGGCGACCGCGTCAGCCTCGGCTTCGTCGAGGAGACCGAACGCCAGGTCGAAGCGCATCTGGACCGTCATCTCGACCGGTTGCCCGATGGCGACCATGCGTCGCGCGCGATCGTCGCGCAGATGCGCGACGACGAGGCGCGGCACGCGGCCCAGGCACGCGATGCTGGCGCCATCGACTTCCCTAGGCCGGTGCAGGCGCTGATGCGTGCTGCGGCGCGGGTGATGACGAAGACCGCGCACTATATCTGAGCATGGCACGCCGAGCCCCGAGCGCGCTGCGCGTCACCCGCAGTGCATAAAGTTCAAAGACATCGAGGGCCGCGGAGCAGGCCATGCGGGAACACTCGCGGGGCCGGCTCTGCCGGACCGCTGAGTGTGCCCCCTCGCAGGGGGTTGGCGAAGCGACACGAAGTGCGCGCAGCCTGGGGGTGGTTCATCCAACCTCGATCACCTCGAAGCTGGTTACGATCTCCGCGGTCTTGGCCAGCATCGCACTGGCCGAGCAGTATTTTTCGTGACTGAGTCGTACCGCGCGATCGACCGCCTGCGCCGGAATGCCGCGGCCCTTGATCGTGAAGTGCATCTGGATCCGCGTGAACACCTTGGGGTCGGATTCGGCACGCTCGGCACTCAGGCGTACCGTGCAGCCCTGCACCTCGTGCCGGCCGCGTTTCAGGATCAACACCACGTCGTACGCAGTGCAGCCGCCGGTGCCGGCGAGCACGGTCTCCATCGGGCGCGGCGCGAGGTTTTGGCCGCCATTCGCGGGCATATCGGCGTCGGGAGCGCCGTCCATCGCCAGCACATGGCCGCTGCCGGTTTCGGCAACGAAGCCCATGCCGGAGCGAGCGCCGCTCGCGCCGGTCCAGCTCACCAGGCATTCCATAGCACCCTCCTGCTTCTCGATCGATGCGACAGGCTCCGAGCAGGGCCTGTTCCACCGGAAATTGCCAATTAAGTCACGGTTGCGACCGCACCGCTTGTGCGACGCAACAAAAATGACATTACACTTCGTTCATCGCTTCACTTGCTGAAGCGGCCGATTGTCTCCTCCATCCTCTGAAAAGATGGATTCACAGCCCCGAACCGCAAGGCCCGGGGCTTTTTTTTCGGCTTGGGCGGATCGGGCGGGATCGCTGCGCACGCTTATCATTGCGGCTCCATGAGCACCTCGCCGCTGCAGCCCGCCGACTACCTGAAGAAGATCCTCAACGCGAAGGTCTACGACGTCGCGATCGAATCGCCACTGGAACCCGCTCGCGCGTTGAGCCGCCGCCTGCACAACCGCGTGCTGCTCAAGCGCGAGGACCAGCAGCCGGTGTTCAGCTTCAAGCTGCGCGGCGCGTACAACAAGATGGCGCAGCTCGCGCCCGAGCAGCTCGCGCAGGGCGTGATCTGCGCGTCGGCCGGCAACCATGCGCAGGGCGTGGCGCTCGGCGCGCACAAGCTCGGAACACGCGCGGTGGTGGTGATGCCGACCACCACGCCGCAGGTCAAGGTCGATGCGGTGAAGACGCTCGGCGCCGAGGTGGTGTTGCAGGGCGACAGCTATTCCGACGCGTACCAGCACGCGGTGCAGCTTGGGCGCGAGCAGAACCTGACGTTCGTGCATCCGTTCGACGACCCGGACGTGATCGCCGGCCAGGGCACGATCGCGATGGAGATGCTGCGCCAGCACCAGGGGCCGCTCGACGCGGTGTTCGTCGCGGTCGGTGGCGGCGGGCTGATTTCGGGCGTGGCCAATTACATCAAGGCGGTGCGGCCCGAGATCAAGGTGATCGGCGTGCAGACCGTCGATTCGGACGCGATGCTGCGCTCGGTGCGCGCCGGCGAACGCGTGACGCTCTCCGACGTCGGCCTGTTCGCCGACGGCACCGCGGTCAAGCTGGTCGGCGAGGAGACCTTCCGCATCGCGCGCGGCTTGGTCGACGACTACGTGGTGGTCGACACCGACGCGGTGTGCGCGGCGATCAAGGACGTGTTCATCGACACGCGCAGCATCGTCGAGCCATCCGGCGCGCTCGCGGTCGCCGCGATCAAGCAGTACGTCGCGCGGCATCACACCCGCGGCGAAACCTATGCCGCGATCCTGTGCGGCGCGAACATCAACTTCGACCGGCTCCGCTTCGTCGCCGAGCGCGCCGAGGTCGGCGAGGAACGCGAGGCGCTGTTCGCGGTCACGATCCCCGAGGCCATCGGCAGCTTTCGCCGCTTCTGCGAGGTGGTCGGCCAGCTGCCGGGCGGGCCGCGCAACGTGACCGAATTCAACTACCGCATCAGCGACGCAAAGCGCGCCCATGTGTTCGTCGGCCTGACGACGCACGGGCGCGGCGAATCGCCGCGCATTGCCGAGAACTTCCATAAGCACGGCTTCGACGCGCTGGACCTGACGCAGGATGAGCTGGCGAAGGAGCATGTCCGCCACATGGTCGGCGGGCACTCGTCGCTCGCCAGCGACGAGCGGCTGCTGCGCTTCGTGTTCCCGGAGCGGCCCGGCGCGCTGATGAAATTCCTGAACCTGCTGCGTCCCGGCTGGAACATCTCGCTGTTCCACTACCGCAATCAGGGCGCGGACTACGGCAGCATCCTGGTCGGCCTGCAGGTGCCGCCAAGCGACCACCGCGCGTTCGAGCAGTACTTGGACACGCTCGGCTACCCCTGGGTCGAGGAAACCGGCAACCCGGCGTACCGGCTATTCCTGCAGACGAAGTGACGCGCGCTGGGTGCGGCGACAGCACGGTTGCTATTATTTATATAGCAACATGTGAAGCAATCACCTTCGCTTGCGCCAGATTTCATTCAAAAGCGCGGCGGCGCTACGCGAAAAAGCGACACGCGGTGCGCGCAGCCCCGGGGGCATTTCACTGCTTGAGCGGGGGCAGTTCCAACGTCAGCCGTGCCGGCGCGTCCATCGCGGCAGCGAGCACGGCCTTGCGCGGCGCGACCGATTGCAGCAGCAGGCCGGCATGGACCGGTGCGCCGACCCGGTACGGCTTCGCGGGCCGGCCGTCGATCGCGATCAGCGCGGCACCGGCGCCGTCCGGATCGGCCACGACCCCCAACAGCGCATAACTGCCGCCCGCTGCAGCAGCGGTGGCGGCGGGCGCTCCGGCGCCGAGCAGTTGCGCGACACGCTGCGGATCGGGCGCCGCAGCGCCGAAGCCGGCCGCCGCAGCCACGCCGCGCGCGCCCGGCGACACAACGAGCTTCAGCGCCCAGAACACCACGCTGGCCGCCGCCAGCGCCCACACCAGGAATGTGACACTGTGCAACCATCCGTTGCGGCGCGAATTCGACGGCATGCGGCGATTATCATTGCAACGCCGTTGCTCTTCGCCCCGCCCGTGCGCACACGGGCCCGCCCCCATGACCCTGATCCCCCCTCCCTCGCGCCGGCGCGCGCAGGCCGGCTTCACCCTGATCGAACTGATGGTGGTGCTGGTGATCATCGGCGTATTGGCCGCGCTGATCGTGCCGAACGTGCTCGAACGCGCCGACGACGCCCGGGTGACCGCCGCGCGCACCGACGTCAACAACATCATGCAGGCGCTCAAGCTCTACAAGCTCGACAACCAGCGCTACCCGACCGCCGAACAGGGCCTGCAGGCGCTGGTGACCAAGCCGACCACGCCGCCGATCCCGGCTAACTGGAAACCGTATCTGGACAAGCTGCCGAACGACCCCTGGGGGCATCCGTACCAGTACCTGAACCCGGGCGTGAAGGGCGAGGTCGACGTGATGTCCTTCGGCGCGGACGGGCAGCCCGGCGGCGAGGGCAAGAATGCCGACATCGGCAGCTGGCAATAGCGGGAATTGCGCGAATCGCGCGGCCTGCGCGCGGCAAGCGACCGATCGCGCTTCGCGCCCCGCGCGCGCGATGGCGAAGGGCTTCACGCTGATCGAGTTGATGGTGGTCGTCACGATCATCGCACTCGCCTCGGCCGGCGTCGGCTTCGCGCTGCGCGACTCGTCGCAGACGCGGCTCGAGCGCGAGGGCGACCGGCTCGCCGCGCTGCTGGAAGCCGCGCGAGCGCAATCACGCAGCACCGGGGTCGCGATCGTCTGGCGCGCCAGCGCTACCGGGTTCCGGTTCGACGGCGCGGCGCCCGACGCGTTCCCCGAACGCTGGCTCGACGCCGACACCCGCGTCAGCCAGGCCGGCGATCCGGCCGGCGCGCCGCCTGCGCTCACCCTCGGGCCCGAGCCGCTGATCGGACCGCAGGCCGTGCTGCTCACGAGCGCCGACCATCCGCAGCAGGCGGTGCGCGTCGCCACCGACGGGCTGCGCCCGTTCACTGCGCAACCCCAGGCCATGCCATGAAGCGCACGCGCGGCTTCACGCTGATCGAGGTGCTGGTCGCGCTGGCGATCGTCGCGATCGCGCTCGCTGCTGGCACCGAAGCGACGATGGCGCTGACAAGGCATGCCCAGCGGCAGTCCGATGTGCTGCTGGCGCGGCTGTGCGCCGAAAACGTGCTGGTGCGCGCGCGGCTGGCGCGCCGGCTGCCCGGCGTCGGCGATTCGAGCGAGATCTGCGAACAGGCCGGCCATGCGTTCAACGTCGCCATCCGCGTGCGACCGACGCCGAACCCGAACTTCCAGCGGGTCGATGCCCGCGTCTCCGATGGCGGCGTGCCGGTGCTGGCTCTGTCGACCATCGTCGGGCGGTTCTGATGAACCACCCCCAGGCTGCGCGCACTGCGTGTCGCTTCGCCAACCCCCTGCGAGGGGGCACCGCCAGCGGCCGGGCCAAGCCCGATCCGCGGCGGTCGCTTGTATGGCCTGCTCCGCGGCCTTCGGTCCCATTGAGTTTCATCCGCCGCGGGTCGCGTGAAGCGTGGCGGAGCAACTGAGATGAAGGCGAGCGAAATGACGTCTCGTCGCGGGCAGCGACCGTCGGCGAACGGATTCACGCTGGTCGAACTGCTGGTCGCGATCGCGATCCTCGCGCTGCTCGCGCTGCTGAGCTGGCGCGGGCTCGACGCGATGGCGCGCGGCCAGGCCCGTACGCACGAGCGCGCGGACGAGCTGCTCGCGCTGCAGGCCGGCCTCACCCAGTGGAGCGATGACCTAGACGCGCTGATGCAGGAGCCGCCGCTGCCGGCCATCGCCTGGGACGGCCGCGTGCTGCGTCTGACACGCACCGCGCCCAGCGCCAGCGACGGCATGCTGGTGGTCGCATGGACCCGGCGCGATGCGGGCGACGGCAGCCGCTGGCTGCGCTGGCAGTCGCCGCCGCTGCACACGGTCGGCGATCTGACCCAGGCCTGGGCTGCGGCGCAGCAATGGGCGCAAAGCCCGGCAGAGCGCGATGCGGCGCGCGACATCGACGTGCTGCCGCTGACGAACTGGCAGCTGTATTTCTTCGTGGGTGGAGCATGGACCGCGCCGCAGTCCGGCGCTGCCGCGAACCCGCTGTTGCTCGCGATGGGCGCGCAGAACGCCAGCGTGCCCGACGGCGTGCGTCTCGTGCTGACCTTGCCGAGCGGCCATGCGCTCGCCGGCACGCTGACGCAAGACTGGGTTCGGCCCACGCTCGGCGGGGCGGCGCCGTGACGTCGCGCGACCGCCGTGGTGATCGGCAGCGCGGCGCGGCGCTGCTGATGGCGATGCTGGTGGTGACGCTGGTCGCGACCTTCGCCTCGCTGGCGGCCTGGCAGCAGTGGCGCGCGAGCGAGGTCGAAGGCGCGGAACGCGCGCGCTCGCAGGCCGGCTGGGTGCTGGTCGGTGCGCTCGACTGGGCGCGGCTGATCCTCGCCGAGGACGGGCGCGCCGGCGGCGCCGACTACCTGGCGGAGCCCTGGGCGGTGCCGCTGGAAGAGGCG
This genomic interval from Burkholderiaceae bacterium contains the following:
- a CDS encoding Threonine dehydratase biosynthetic; this translates as MSTSPLQPADYLKKILNAKVYDVAIESPLEPARALSRRLHNRVLLKREDQQPVFSFKLRGAYNKMAQLAPEQLAQGVICASAGNHAQGVALGAHKLGTRAVVVMPTTTPQVKVDAVKTLGAEVVLQGDSYSDAYQHAVQLGREQNLTFVHPFDDPDVIAGQGTIAMEMLRQHQGPLDAVFVAVGGGGLISGVANYIKAVRPEIKVIGVQTVDSDAMLRSVRAGERVTLSDVGLFADGTAVKLVGEETFRIARGLVDDYVVVDTDAVCAAIKDVFIDTRSIVEPSGALAVAAIKQYVARHHTRGETYAAILCGANINFDRLRFVAERAEVGEEREALFAVTIPEAIGSFRRFCEVVGQLPGGPRNVTEFNYRISDAKRAHVFVGLTTHGRGESPRIAENFHKHGFDALDLTQDELAKEHVRHMVGGHSSLASDERLLRFVFPERPGALMKFLNLLRPGWNISLFHYRNQGADYGSILVGLQVPPSDHRAFEQYLDTLGYPWVEETGNPAYRLFLQTK
- a CDS encoding Outer membrane porin protein 32 precursor, with amino-acid sequence MKKSLVALAAIAFVGAASAQTSGSSVTLWGVVDAGISHYSMGPNSKTMFDQSGLASSQLGFRGTEDLGGGMSANFWLEMAVLNGTGGAGGTVTSQNGAPVSSLFSRRSTVSLAGNFGEVRLGRDYTPTFWSDTVFDPFGTLGPGAGSNITAGGQSGISYARASNSIQYLWGFAPNGNSAVGSGIYAQLMYAFPGNTNGTPSIGQYAGARIGYANGPINVAADYGQTTTAPVAGETADNSKLKSWDIAGSYNFGVATAMAHYGVNDADSNVNGNKYTHWGLGATINAGPGYIPISYNRIKQDNATNDGADQWALGYVYNLSKRTALYGTVSHISNKNNGAYGFSGGNGGGNPGLPAVAGASGTGYGVGLKTSF
- a CDS encoding Protein YhfA; protein product: MECLVSWTGASGARSGMGFVAETGSGHVLAMDGAPDADMPANGGQNLAPRPMETVLAGTGGCTAYDVVLILKRGRHEVQGCTVRLSAERAESDPKVFTRIQMHFTIKGRGIPAQAVDRAVRLSHEKYCSASAMLAKTAEIVTSFEVIEVG
- a CDS encoding General secretion pathway protein H, coding for MAKGFTLIELMVVVTIIALASAGVGFALRDSSQTRLEREGDRLAALLEAARAQSRSTGVAIVWRASATGFRFDGAAPDAFPERWLDADTRVSQAGDPAGAPPALTLGPEPLIGPQAVLLTSADHPQQAVRVATDGLRPFTAQPQAMP
- a CDS encoding General secretion pathway protein J, yielding MKASEMTSRRGQRPSANGFTLVELLVAIAILALLALLSWRGLDAMARGQARTHERADELLALQAGLTQWSDDLDALMQEPPLPAIAWDGRVLRLTRTAPSASDGMLVVAWTRRDAGDGSRWLRWQSPPLHTVGDLTQAWAAAQQWAQSPAERDAARDIDVLPLTNWQLYFFVGGAWTAPQSGAAANPLLLAMGAQNASVPDGVRLVLTLPSGHALAGTLTQDWVRPTLGGAAP
- a CDS encoding 2-polyprenyl-3-methyl-6-methoxy-1,4-benzoquinol hydroxylase, coq7 type, encoding MNTNDRVDQMLVAADTALRTLFAAPRATRPCPVVPENDSILTAQEKQLSGALMRVNHVGEVCAQALYASQALATRSTRLRTHFDAAARDEVDHLAWTRGRLDELGARPSLLNPLWYAGAFALGLVAGRLGDRVSLGFVEETERQVEAHLDRHLDRLPDGDHASRAIVAQMRDDEARHAAQARDAGAIDFPRPVQALMRAAARVMTKTAHYI
- a CDS encoding General secretion pathway protein I; this translates as MKRTRGFTLIEVLVALAIVAIALAAGTEATMALTRHAQRQSDVLLARLCAENVLVRARLARRLPGVGDSSEICEQAGHAFNVAIRVRPTPNPNFQRVDARVSDGGVPVLALSTIVGRF
- a CDS encoding General secretion pathway protein G, giving the protein MTLIPPPSRRRAQAGFTLIELMVVLVIIGVLAALIVPNVLERADDARVTAARTDVNNIMQALKLYKLDNQRYPTAEQGLQALVTKPTTPPIPANWKPYLDKLPNDPWGHPYQYLNPGVKGEVDVMSFGADGQPGGEGKNADIGSWQ